Proteins co-encoded in one Rattus rattus isolate New Zealand chromosome 5, Rrattus_CSIRO_v1, whole genome shotgun sequence genomic window:
- the Dsn1 gene encoding kinetochore-associated protein DSN1 homolog isoform X1, which translates to MTSATKSEDQGPTMSETQDRPLQPSLEPLEALPRSSAYQEMMAQGTSEEQNHLGRSPREGEGCGADPQEGPQLRSFHLSPQEQSARHRDRRQSWRRASMKEINRRKSLAPFHPGITELSRSISMKLAQNQRLGALLLSSFQFSVEKLEPFLKNTKDFSLECFRAKASSLSEELRHFTDRLGNDGTLQKCFVEDSKEKAPDFSLEASVAEVKEYITKFSLERQAWDRLLLQYQNEVPPEEMPRGSTETKINEVNMDPAAYLRSSQKEVLNTKPDYQRIVQSQNEVFAYMELVMDELQGAVKQLQAFMDESTQYLQKVEEKYGAVRFFTCSKTAQAPSTELIYHPVIRILSGILPHSSQLGSPGPTALSLFLSDCMSVSRREC; encoded by the exons ATGACTTCGGCGACCAAATCAGAAG ACCAGGGACCAACGATGTCGGAGACTCAGGATCGTCCATTGCAACCAAGTCTCGAGCCTTTGGAAGCATTGCCTCGATCCTCTGCCTACCAGGAAATGATGGCACAAGGCACTTCAGAGGAACAAAACCACCTTGGCCGGAGCCCCAGAGAGGGGGAAGGTTGTGGTGCTGACCCCCAGGAGGGACCTCAGTTGAGGTCCTTTCATTTGTCTCCTCAAGAACAGTCTGCCcgtcacagagacagaaggcagTCCTGGAGGCGAGCAAGCATGAAAGAGATAAACCGGCGGAAGTCGTTGGCTCCTTTTCACCCGGGCATCACAG AGCTCAGCAGGTCAATCAGTATGAAGTTAGCACAGAACCAACGGCTTGGCGCCCTCCTGCTCTCCAGCTTCCAG ttcTCTGTTGAAAAACTTGAACCTTTCTTAAAGAACACTAAGGACTTCAGCCTTGAGTGTTTTAGAGCCAAAG CATCTtctctctctgaagaattgagacATTTTACAGACAGGCTGGGAAATGATGGAACTCTACAAAAATGTTTTGTTGAAGATTCAAAAGA AAAAGCACCAGATTTCTCACTGGAAGCATCAGTAGCTGAGGTGAAAGAATATATAACAAA GTTTTCTTTAGAGCGTCAGGCCTGGGATCGGCTCTTACTGCAGTACCAGAACGAGGTTCCACCTGAAGAGATGCCCAG aggatCAACTGAAACCAAAATCAATGAAGTGAATATGGACCCTGCAGCCTACCTTAGGTCTTCCCAGAAGGAAGTTCTTAACACGAAACCCGACTATCAGAGAATAGTACAGAGTCAGAATGAAGTCTTTGCCTATATGGAATTAGTG ATGGATGAGCTACAAGGAGCAGTGAAGCAGCTGCAAGCCTTCATGGATGAAAGTACTCAGTACCTCCAGAAGGT AGAAGAGAAGTATGGAGCAGTTAGATTCTTCACCTGCTCGAAAACTGCTCAAGCTCCATCTACAGAGCTCATCTACCACCCAGTGATCAGGATCCTATCAGGGATcttacctcacagcagtcagctGGGAAGTCCCGGCCCTACAGCACTCTCACTGTTCCTGAGTGACTGCATGTCTGTATCCAGAAGAGAGTGTTAA
- the Dsn1 gene encoding kinetochore-associated protein DSN1 homolog isoform X2, producing MTSATKSEDQGPTMSETQDRPLQPSLEPLEALPRSSAYQEMMAQGTSEEQNHLGRSPREGEGCGADPQEGPQLRSFHLSPQEQSARHRDRRQSWRRASMKEINRRKSLAPFHPGITELSRSISMKLAQNQRLGALLLSSFQFSVEKLEPFLKNTKDFSLECFRAKASSLSEELRHFTDRLGNDGTLQKCFVEDSKEKAPDFSLEASVAEVKEYITKFSLERQAWDRLLLQYQNEVPPEEMPRGSTETKINEVNMDPAAYLRSSQKEVLNTKPDYQRIVQSQNEVFAYMELVMDELQGAVKQLQAFMDESTQYLQKVSVQLKKRSMEQLDSSPARKLLKLHLQSSSTTQ from the exons ATGACTTCGGCGACCAAATCAGAAG ACCAGGGACCAACGATGTCGGAGACTCAGGATCGTCCATTGCAACCAAGTCTCGAGCCTTTGGAAGCATTGCCTCGATCCTCTGCCTACCAGGAAATGATGGCACAAGGCACTTCAGAGGAACAAAACCACCTTGGCCGGAGCCCCAGAGAGGGGGAAGGTTGTGGTGCTGACCCCCAGGAGGGACCTCAGTTGAGGTCCTTTCATTTGTCTCCTCAAGAACAGTCTGCCcgtcacagagacagaaggcagTCCTGGAGGCGAGCAAGCATGAAAGAGATAAACCGGCGGAAGTCGTTGGCTCCTTTTCACCCGGGCATCACAG AGCTCAGCAGGTCAATCAGTATGAAGTTAGCACAGAACCAACGGCTTGGCGCCCTCCTGCTCTCCAGCTTCCAG ttcTCTGTTGAAAAACTTGAACCTTTCTTAAAGAACACTAAGGACTTCAGCCTTGAGTGTTTTAGAGCCAAAG CATCTtctctctctgaagaattgagacATTTTACAGACAGGCTGGGAAATGATGGAACTCTACAAAAATGTTTTGTTGAAGATTCAAAAGA AAAAGCACCAGATTTCTCACTGGAAGCATCAGTAGCTGAGGTGAAAGAATATATAACAAA GTTTTCTTTAGAGCGTCAGGCCTGGGATCGGCTCTTACTGCAGTACCAGAACGAGGTTCCACCTGAAGAGATGCCCAG aggatCAACTGAAACCAAAATCAATGAAGTGAATATGGACCCTGCAGCCTACCTTAGGTCTTCCCAGAAGGAAGTTCTTAACACGAAACCCGACTATCAGAGAATAGTACAGAGTCAGAATGAAGTCTTTGCCTATATGGAATTAGTG ATGGATGAGCTACAAGGAGCAGTGAAGCAGCTGCAAGCCTTCATGGATGAAAGTACTCAGTACCTCCAGAAGGTGTCAGTACAGCTCA AGAAGAGAAGTATGGAGCAGTTAGATTCTTCACCTGCTCGAAAACTGCTCAAGCTCCATCTACAGAGCTCATCTACCACCCAGTGA
- the Dsn1 gene encoding kinetochore-associated protein DSN1 homolog isoform X3, translating to MTSATKSEDQGPTMSETQDRPLQPSLEPLEALPRSSAYQEMMAQGTSEEQNHLGRSPREGEGCGADPQEGPQLRSFHLSPQEQSARHRDRRQSWRRASMKEINRRKSLAPFHPGITELSRSISMKLAQNQRLGALLLSSFQFSVEKLEPFLKNTKDFSLECFRAKASSLSEELRHFTDRLGNDGTLQKCFVEDSKEKAPDFSLEASVAEVKEYITKFSLERQAWDRLLLQYQNEVPPEEMPRGSTETKINEVNMDPAAYLRSSQKEVLNTKPDYQRIVQSQNEVFAYMELVRREVWSS from the exons ATGACTTCGGCGACCAAATCAGAAG ACCAGGGACCAACGATGTCGGAGACTCAGGATCGTCCATTGCAACCAAGTCTCGAGCCTTTGGAAGCATTGCCTCGATCCTCTGCCTACCAGGAAATGATGGCACAAGGCACTTCAGAGGAACAAAACCACCTTGGCCGGAGCCCCAGAGAGGGGGAAGGTTGTGGTGCTGACCCCCAGGAGGGACCTCAGTTGAGGTCCTTTCATTTGTCTCCTCAAGAACAGTCTGCCcgtcacagagacagaaggcagTCCTGGAGGCGAGCAAGCATGAAAGAGATAAACCGGCGGAAGTCGTTGGCTCCTTTTCACCCGGGCATCACAG AGCTCAGCAGGTCAATCAGTATGAAGTTAGCACAGAACCAACGGCTTGGCGCCCTCCTGCTCTCCAGCTTCCAG ttcTCTGTTGAAAAACTTGAACCTTTCTTAAAGAACACTAAGGACTTCAGCCTTGAGTGTTTTAGAGCCAAAG CATCTtctctctctgaagaattgagacATTTTACAGACAGGCTGGGAAATGATGGAACTCTACAAAAATGTTTTGTTGAAGATTCAAAAGA AAAAGCACCAGATTTCTCACTGGAAGCATCAGTAGCTGAGGTGAAAGAATATATAACAAA GTTTTCTTTAGAGCGTCAGGCCTGGGATCGGCTCTTACTGCAGTACCAGAACGAGGTTCCACCTGAAGAGATGCCCAG aggatCAACTGAAACCAAAATCAATGAAGTGAATATGGACCCTGCAGCCTACCTTAGGTCTTCCCAGAAGGAAGTTCTTAACACGAAACCCGACTATCAGAGAATAGTACAGAGTCAGAATGAAGTCTTTGCCTATATGGAATTAGTG AGAAGAGAAGTATGGAGCAGTTAG